A portion of the Sulfuriferula sp. AH1 genome contains these proteins:
- a CDS encoding class 1 fructose-bisphosphatase, whose amino-acid sequence MQIGTTIAQFLADEQRKNNTNNPDLLALMGQVVTACKVISNAVNKGALVGVMGSLESENIQGETQKKLDVITNEIFMQTTERGGQLAGMASEEMDDVYDIPAQYPHGKYLLVFDPLDGSSNVDVNISVGTIFSVLRYEGSATNPVAADFLQPGTKQVAAGYALYGSSTMLVITTGHGVNGFTLDSDIGEFVLTHPNMMIPADTKEFAINASNQRFWEAPVQRYVSECVAGKTGPRGRDFNMRWVASMVAEVHRIIIRGGIFMYPKDTKDPAKAGKLRLMYEANPMSFIVEQAGGLSSTGRQRILDVQPEGLHQRVPVILGSKNEVEVVLSYHAGM is encoded by the coding sequence ATGCAGATTGGCACAACCATTGCGCAATTTCTCGCTGATGAACAGCGTAAGAACAACACCAATAATCCTGATTTGCTTGCTTTGATGGGGCAAGTGGTTACCGCGTGTAAAGTGATTTCCAATGCTGTTAACAAAGGCGCATTGGTTGGGGTGATGGGCAGCCTGGAGTCAGAAAACATCCAGGGCGAAACCCAGAAGAAACTGGATGTGATCACCAACGAAATTTTCATGCAGACCACTGAGCGTGGCGGCCAGCTGGCCGGCATGGCGTCCGAGGAAATGGACGACGTCTACGATATCCCGGCGCAATACCCGCACGGCAAATATCTGCTGGTGTTCGATCCGCTGGATGGCTCTTCCAACGTTGACGTGAATATCTCGGTAGGTACGATTTTCTCCGTGTTGCGTTATGAAGGCAGCGCAACCAATCCGGTGGCCGCCGACTTCCTGCAGCCAGGTACCAAGCAGGTTGCAGCCGGTTACGCGCTGTATGGTTCTTCTACCATGCTGGTGATTACTACCGGTCACGGTGTAAATGGCTTTACGCTGGACAGCGATATCGGCGAGTTCGTGCTGACCCACCCGAACATGATGATTCCGGCTGACACCAAGGAATTTGCCATCAACGCTTCCAATCAGCGTTTCTGGGAAGCGCCGGTGCAGCGTTATGTCAGCGAATGCGTAGCAGGGAAAACTGGTCCGCGCGGACGCGATTTCAATATGCGCTGGGTGGCTTCGATGGTCGCGGAAGTGCATCGCATAATTATCCGTGGCGGTATCTTTATGTATCCTAAAGATACCAAGGATCCGGCTAAAGCCGGCAAGCTGCGTCTGATGTACGAAGCCAATCCGATGAGCTTTATCGTTGAGCAGGCTGGCGGTTTGTCGAGCACCGGTCGTCAGCGCATCCTGGATGTGCAACCCGAAGGTTTGCATCAGCGCGTGCCAGTGATCCTGGGTTCCAAAAATGAAGTTGAGGTCGTGCTGTCATATCACGCTGGTATGTAA
- a CDS encoding energy transducer TonB, whose protein sequence is MNALKPLYDLAAMLRLPVAFVVALLVSFFLHAAALSLTFKLPEVSEQNFFTPPLEVVLVNSKSAARPRKADALAQSNLDGGGNTDADRRAKSPLPAMLHDQRQSETEAAQQRVKLLEAESRKIMTQLKSNYSLDNGQPQPDAPEKTMDAKSATGNLLERSLEMAKLEARISKEYDAYQKRPRKMFIGASAQEYVFARYIEDWRIKVERVGNQNYPDAARQQKIYGKLQLTVSIKADGSLDNVEVSRSSGSRILDAAAVAIVRQAAPYSPFPEEVRKKADVVVITRTWTFAPGDQLSTKE, encoded by the coding sequence ATGAATGCACTCAAGCCACTTTACGATCTAGCTGCGATGTTGCGCCTGCCCGTGGCGTTTGTGGTTGCTCTGCTCGTATCGTTTTTTTTGCATGCGGCTGCATTGAGTCTGACATTCAAACTGCCGGAAGTGAGTGAGCAGAATTTCTTCACCCCGCCATTGGAAGTGGTACTGGTAAACAGCAAATCGGCTGCGCGTCCACGTAAGGCCGATGCATTGGCGCAAAGCAACCTCGATGGCGGGGGCAATACCGATGCAGATCGCCGGGCCAAAAGCCCTTTGCCTGCAATGTTGCACGACCAGCGCCAATCCGAGACAGAAGCCGCCCAGCAGCGCGTGAAGCTGCTGGAGGCGGAAAGCCGCAAGATCATGACCCAGCTCAAGTCGAATTACAGTCTGGATAATGGTCAGCCGCAACCGGATGCGCCGGAAAAAACGATGGATGCAAAATCGGCCACAGGCAATCTGCTGGAGCGCAGTCTGGAGATGGCAAAACTGGAGGCACGCATCTCCAAGGAGTACGATGCTTATCAAAAGCGTCCGCGCAAGATGTTTATTGGTGCCAGCGCCCAGGAATACGTGTTTGCCCGTTACATTGAGGATTGGCGGATCAAGGTGGAGCGGGTGGGTAACCAGAATTATCCGGACGCGGCACGCCAGCAAAAGATTTATGGCAAATTGCAGCTGACGGTGTCAATCAAGGCCGATGGCAGTCTGGATAATGTCGAAGTAAGCCGTTCTTCGGGCTCCAGGATTCTGGATGCCGCTGCTGTCGCCATCGTGCGCCAGGCCGCGCCATATTCGCCATTTCCGGAAGAGGTACGCAAAAAGGCCGATGTGGTTGTCATTACCCGCACCTGGACATTTGCACCCGGCGATCAGCTAAGCACGAAAGAATAA
- a CDS encoding ribonuclease catalytic domain-containing protein: MYLLYEEDGQFKAGTIITDNETSLQVDSQHGKRVKVKVINVMMRFAAPAPAEFIAAAQSIRDEADADFLWEVASQEEFGFGDLAADYFGHVPTPTESAGILMRLHESPMHFYKKGRGRYKSAPAEALTAAKAGVERRQREAEQLAAYVAELTAFSLPADLREHVAQLLYAPDKNHLMWKALDAACKHTGLTPLKLLDRCGAIASSHDYHLQLFLREHFPCGIGFAEVEALSAIPDLPMAEVSAFSIDDAATTEIDDAFSVLRLANGNWQVGVHIAAPALGIAPASRLDQIAAQRLSTVYYPGGKITMLPDAAIADYTLSEGRTAPALSMYIEVTDGAWQVVSHATRVESVHIAANLRHELLEGHFNHENLTAGSGTYAHQAELTMLWHFSGALEAARGKTPDPKLPQRVDYNFKVENDRVTITDRLRGNPIDRVVSELMIFVNAEWGKWLADTGTMALYRTQQNGKVKMSTKPAPHVGLGVAQYTWASSPLRRYVDLINQRQVIALAQEAPPPYPPKSDTLYTVLRDFELAYDAYNEFQRKMERYWCLRWLQQENVSRIRASVIKENLVRLEGLPFITRVPSLPELAAGSQVNLSIDEVDLLDVELSCTFLNKSVPDNDTAPAGGDSGLE; encoded by the coding sequence ATGTATTTACTCTACGAAGAAGATGGCCAGTTCAAGGCCGGAACCATAATTACTGATAACGAGACCTCGTTACAAGTCGACAGCCAGCACGGCAAGCGTGTCAAAGTGAAAGTCATTAACGTGATGATGCGTTTTGCAGCACCGGCCCCGGCCGAGTTCATCGCAGCAGCCCAGAGCATACGGGATGAGGCGGATGCCGATTTTCTATGGGAGGTCGCCAGTCAGGAAGAGTTCGGTTTTGGCGATCTGGCCGCCGACTATTTCGGGCATGTGCCGACACCGACTGAATCTGCAGGTATTCTGATGCGTTTGCACGAATCGCCTATGCACTTCTACAAGAAGGGCCGGGGGCGGTATAAATCGGCTCCTGCCGAAGCGCTGACTGCGGCCAAGGCCGGCGTTGAGCGTAGACAGCGCGAAGCCGAGCAGCTGGCAGCGTATGTTGCCGAGCTGACGGCATTCAGCTTACCGGCCGATCTGCGCGAGCATGTAGCGCAATTACTCTATGCGCCCGATAAAAACCATCTGATGTGGAAAGCGCTGGATGCGGCATGCAAGCATACCGGCTTAACGCCGCTGAAACTGCTCGACCGGTGCGGCGCGATCGCCTCCAGTCATGATTACCATTTGCAATTATTTTTACGCGAGCATTTTCCGTGTGGTATCGGCTTTGCCGAAGTCGAGGCATTGTCAGCCATCCCTGATTTGCCGATGGCAGAAGTCAGTGCGTTCAGCATAGATGATGCCGCAACCACGGAAATAGATGATGCCTTCTCTGTGCTGCGCTTGGCGAATGGCAATTGGCAAGTGGGTGTACACATAGCGGCGCCTGCGTTGGGAATTGCACCTGCATCCAGACTGGACCAGATCGCCGCCCAGCGTTTGTCGACCGTTTATTATCCGGGCGGCAAGATCACGATGCTGCCGGATGCCGCCATAGCCGATTACACCTTGAGCGAGGGGCGTACCGCTCCTGCCTTGTCGATGTATATCGAAGTGACTGATGGGGCATGGCAGGTGGTTAGCCATGCGACGCGTGTGGAAAGTGTGCATATCGCCGCCAATCTGCGCCATGAACTGCTGGAAGGGCATTTTAATCACGAGAATTTAACGGCAGGCAGCGGAACCTACGCCCATCAAGCCGAACTGACTATGCTGTGGCATTTTTCCGGCGCACTGGAAGCTGCGCGGGGCAAAACGCCGGACCCAAAACTGCCGCAGCGGGTGGATTATAACTTCAAGGTGGAAAATGATCGTGTGACCATTACCGACCGGCTGCGCGGCAATCCGATCGATCGGGTGGTGTCGGAATTAATGATCTTTGTGAACGCGGAATGGGGTAAATGGCTGGCGGATACCGGTACCATGGCGTTGTATCGCACGCAGCAGAACGGCAAGGTCAAGATGAGCACCAAACCGGCGCCGCATGTCGGTCTGGGAGTGGCGCAGTACACTTGGGCGAGTTCCCCGTTGCGTCGTTATGTCGATTTGATTAATCAGCGTCAGGTCATCGCGCTGGCGCAGGAAGCGCCGCCGCCATACCCGCCGAAATCGGACACGCTATATACCGTATTGCGTGATTTTGAACTGGCATACGATGCCTACAATGAGTTCCAGCGAAAAATGGAACGCTACTGGTGCTTGCGCTGGTTGCAGCAGGAGAATGTCAGCCGTATTCGTGCCAGTGTGATCAAGGAAAATCTGGTTCGCCTGGAGGGTTTGCCCTTTATTACCAGAGTGCCATCCTTGCCCGAGCTGGCCGCAGGCAGTCAGGTGAATCTGTCGATAGACGAGGTTGACTTGCTCGATGTCGAATTGAGTTGTACTTTCCTCAACAAGTCGGTGCCGGATAACGATACCGCGCCCGCGGGTGGCGATTCCGGGTTAGAATAA
- a CDS encoding YqiA/YcfP family alpha/beta fold hydrolase, which yields MAGTANCQQGRRHAPGSYFEQLNGMLIYVHGFNSGSASSKARELQGYFTRLGQSQVFLCPDLPHRPVQAIAMLSDLLQKHDGAKLVGSSLGGFYATWLAEQFGVKAALVNPAVHAHLLLADELGEQKNYSSGEIYQFTQQHLDELAALDLPQVEHPENLLLLAETGDEVLDYRDAVAYYADSRQIVVPGGDHGFQSFTQYIPTILAF from the coding sequence ATGGCTGGAACAGCGAACTGCCAGCAAGGTCGCCGCCATGCGCCTGGATCGTATTTCGAGCAATTGAACGGCATGCTGATTTACGTACATGGTTTCAACAGCGGCAGTGCTTCGTCCAAGGCTCGTGAGTTGCAGGGATATTTTACGCGATTGGGACAGTCGCAGGTGTTTCTGTGCCCGGATCTGCCCCATCGCCCGGTTCAGGCTATCGCAATGCTGAGCGATTTGCTGCAAAAACACGATGGCGCAAAACTCGTTGGCAGTTCGTTGGGCGGTTTTTATGCAACCTGGCTGGCGGAGCAGTTCGGCGTAAAGGCTGCACTGGTTAACCCTGCCGTGCATGCGCATTTATTGCTGGCGGACGAACTCGGCGAACAAAAAAACTATAGCAGCGGCGAAATCTATCAGTTTACCCAACAGCATCTGGATGAGCTGGCGGCTCTGGATTTGCCGCAAGTGGAACATCCGGAAAACTTGCTGTTGCTGGCCGAAACCGGGGACGAAGTGCTGGATTATCGTGATGCAGTTGCTTATTATGCCGACAGTCGTCAAATAGTGGTGCCAGGTGGCGACCACGGATTTCAATCTTTTACACAATATATTCCCACGATTCTGGCATTCTAG
- the pbpG gene encoding D-alanyl-D-alanine endopeptidase codes for MNIPFRYTLLFAAFAAAVAINANAAERHHHALQQAEFIEPESAGLPHLSALSVLVLNQNDGQPLYQKNIDMETPIASISKLMTAMVVLDAHLDMDEMLEITQADVDTLRHSSSRLPVGTRLSRGEMLHLALIASENRAASALARNYPGGKDSFIAAMNRKARSLGMAHTSFEDSTGLSSNNQSTAADLAKMVQAAVRYPTIHEITTTGNYEISSTGRVKVRYKHKQNWRSVTRTVAFHNTNQLVRDDKWDIGLSKTGFINEAGHCLVMQAKIAQTPVIIVLLDASGKYGRISDAKRIKEWLEQRTASKVAAMRLDRISSN; via the coding sequence ATGAATATCCCGTTTCGTTACACCCTGCTGTTTGCCGCGTTTGCTGCTGCGGTAGCGATAAATGCAAATGCTGCCGAGCGACATCATCATGCGTTACAACAGGCTGAGTTCATCGAGCCCGAAAGCGCTGGTCTGCCCCATTTAAGTGCATTATCGGTATTGGTATTAAATCAAAATGACGGTCAGCCTTTATATCAAAAAAACATTGATATGGAAACGCCTATCGCATCGATTAGCAAGTTAATGACGGCGATGGTAGTGCTGGATGCCCATTTGGATATGGACGAAATGCTTGAAATTACCCAGGCAGATGTGGATACGCTGCGCCATTCCAGTTCGCGATTGCCAGTCGGCACCCGGTTAAGCCGCGGTGAAATGCTGCATCTGGCGCTGATCGCCTCGGAAAATCGTGCGGCATCGGCGTTGGCCCGCAATTATCCGGGGGGAAAGGACAGTTTTATTGCGGCGATGAATCGCAAGGCGCGCAGTCTGGGCATGGCACATACCTCGTTTGAGGATTCCACCGGTTTATCCAGCAACAATCAATCTACAGCGGCGGATTTGGCAAAGATGGTGCAAGCCGCCGTACGCTACCCAACCATACATGAAATTACCACCACGGGAAACTATGAAATCTCCAGTACCGGCAGAGTGAAAGTACGTTACAAGCATAAGCAGAACTGGCGTAGTGTGACCCGCACGGTCGCGTTTCATAATACCAATCAGCTGGTGCGTGACGACAAATGGGACATCGGCCTGTCCAAAACCGGGTTTATCAATGAAGCCGGGCATTGCCTGGTGATGCAGGCGAAAATCGCACAAACCCCGGTGATCATCGTGCTGCTCGATGCTTCTGGCAAATATGGCCGGATCAGCGATGCCAAACGTATCAAGGAATGGCTGGAACAGCGAACTGCCAGCAAGGTCGCCGCCATGCGCCTGGATCGTATTTCGAGCAATTGA
- a CDS encoding bifunctional diguanylate cyclase/phosphodiesterase, translating to MLRSSGYARILLKDEHTRNLAGWRLLFGFVIMFIAGYIGYGLTLVARPAAPVDIVVSAVFFGGGLFVLVTMHVSVQTLHYVREIMKRERHGWLHDSLTNLPNRRLLMERIDQAITIGNLTKKPIAIMIMDLNRFKEVNDTLGHHYGDELLIALSQRLQGIASPSCMVARMGGDEFGFVLESTSKKEAISFSKHVLTMVDEPFAIDGHKLSIGGSIGIAMYPEHGDITQQLLQHADVAMYAAKHAGSGYVMYAAGINESSLSNLNLIAILKHPDLKNQLSIHYQPKINLRDGVACGLEALVRWNHPVLGSVPPDQFIPIAERIGVMKQITFAVLHSVLAQLEEWHALGLNIKVAVNLSMRNLSDESLPDDIASALKSYNIPPSSLILEVTESSMMLNPELANATLTTLSELGVQCSIDDFGTGYSSLAYLKSLPAAEIKIDKSFVTNMTTDENDAIIVHATIVMAHNMGYRVVAEGVENAEILELLQILGCDIVQGFYFSKPMPAASVPEWIIWHNKQSLRFVSSRLALR from the coding sequence ATGCTGCGATCCAGCGGCTATGCCCGCATATTGCTAAAAGATGAACATACCCGCAACCTGGCCGGATGGCGCCTGTTATTCGGCTTTGTCATCATGTTCATCGCAGGCTATATCGGTTACGGCCTGACCTTGGTGGCTCGCCCTGCCGCTCCGGTAGATATTGTGGTATCCGCCGTATTTTTCGGGGGTGGATTGTTTGTCCTGGTTACCATGCATGTCAGCGTACAGACTTTGCACTACGTACGCGAAATCATGAAACGCGAACGCCACGGCTGGCTCCACGACAGCCTGACCAATCTGCCCAATCGCCGCCTGTTGATGGAACGCATAGACCAGGCCATCACCATCGGCAATCTCACCAAAAAACCCATTGCGATCATGATCATGGACCTCAACCGGTTCAAGGAAGTCAATGATACACTGGGGCATCATTACGGCGACGAATTACTGATCGCATTATCGCAGCGTTTGCAAGGCATCGCCAGCCCATCCTGCATGGTTGCCCGCATGGGCGGGGATGAGTTCGGCTTTGTACTCGAATCCACCAGCAAAAAGGAAGCCATCAGCTTCTCCAAGCATGTACTGACGATGGTAGATGAACCTTTCGCCATCGACGGCCATAAACTCAGCATCGGCGGCAGTATCGGTATCGCCATGTACCCCGAACACGGGGACATCACCCAGCAGTTGCTGCAACATGCCGATGTCGCCATGTATGCCGCCAAACATGCGGGCAGCGGTTACGTCATGTATGCAGCAGGCATCAATGAATCCAGTCTGAGCAATCTGAATCTCATCGCGATACTCAAACACCCCGACCTCAAAAACCAGTTAAGCATCCACTATCAGCCCAAAATCAATCTGAGAGACGGCGTCGCCTGCGGCCTGGAAGCGCTGGTACGCTGGAATCATCCGGTACTCGGCAGCGTTCCTCCGGACCAGTTCATTCCGATTGCGGAGCGCATCGGCGTCATGAAACAAATCACCTTTGCGGTACTGCACAGTGTCCTGGCACAACTCGAAGAATGGCACGCACTGGGTCTGAACATCAAAGTCGCCGTCAATCTGTCGATGCGCAATTTAAGCGACGAAAGCCTGCCCGACGACATCGCCTCCGCCCTCAAGTCCTACAACATTCCGCCTTCCAGTTTAATTCTGGAAGTCACGGAAAGCAGCATGATGCTCAATCCCGAACTCGCCAATGCCACGCTCACCACTCTCAGTGAATTGGGCGTGCAATGCTCGATTGACGATTTCGGTACGGGCTACTCCTCTTTGGCCTATCTGAAAAGCCTGCCGGCAGCTGAAATCAAAATCGACAAATCATTCGTCACCAACATGACCACTGACGAAAACGATGCCATCATCGTTCATGCCACCATCGTCATGGCCCACAATATGGGCTATCGCGTTGTCGCCGAAGGGGTAGAGAACGCAGAAATACTCGAGTTGCTGCAAATTCTGGGTTGCGATATCGTACAAGGCTTCTATTTCAGCAAGCCCATGCCTGCCGCCAGTGTACCGGAATGGATAATCTGGCATAACAAACAAAGCCTGCGTTTTGTGAGCAGCCGACTGGCACTCCGTTAA
- a CDS encoding pseudouridine synthase yields MNTLSLDRILQSQGFGTRKYCRELIAEGNVTIAGQVVTDYRSKFATDRLQFTLFDTEWMYREHLYIVLNKPTGFECSRKPSHHPGVLTLLPEQFAWRDVQPVGRLDHDTTGLLLMSDDGAFIHAQSSPRRHVAKVYVATTHSPVNAALVAALLAGVRLHDEPESLRAVTCRQIGEYQLEIVLEQGKYHQVKRMLAAAGNHCAGLRRVAIGGLELDALGLDEGEWCHLDAAQMALLTANAVEA; encoded by the coding sequence ATGAATACATTATCGCTGGATCGCATTCTCCAATCGCAAGGCTTTGGCACCCGCAAATATTGCCGGGAATTAATTGCGGAGGGCAACGTCACGATAGCCGGTCAGGTGGTGACTGATTATCGTAGCAAGTTTGCAACTGACAGGTTGCAATTTACCTTGTTCGATACCGAATGGATGTATCGCGAGCACCTGTATATTGTATTAAACAAGCCGACCGGTTTTGAGTGCTCCCGCAAACCCAGTCACCATCCGGGCGTGCTGACGTTGCTTCCGGAGCAGTTTGCGTGGCGCGATGTGCAGCCGGTAGGTCGTCTGGATCACGACACTACGGGCTTGTTGCTGATGTCGGATGACGGTGCTTTTATCCATGCGCAATCTTCGCCGCGGCGGCACGTTGCAAAAGTCTATGTGGCGACCACCCATTCGCCGGTGAATGCCGCTCTGGTGGCGGCTTTGCTGGCAGGGGTGAGGCTGCATGACGAGCCGGAGTCTTTGCGTGCGGTAACCTGCCGCCAAATCGGCGAGTATCAGCTTGAGATCGTCCTGGAGCAGGGAAAATACCATCAGGTCAAGCGCATGCTGGCTGCAGCCGGCAATCATTGCGCCGGATTGCGCAGGGTGGCGATAGGCGGATTGGAGCTGGATGCATTGGGATTGGATGAAGGCGAGTGGTGCCATCTGGATGCTGCACAGATGGCTTTGCTAACTGCGAACGCAGTCGAAGCTTAA
- a CDS encoding RNA polymerase sigma factor: MNLLDLVGVNIGISAQIKERRTRLYRVAYSWCHDRTLADDLAQEALTRGLSHLHQLRDPAQLDSWLFKILHNCWRDCLRCQKDFQDVEDLEDYLYAHNETPEHINSRSQVVDRVRAAIALLPIGQRQVLTLVDLEEFSYNQVAEILAIPVGTVMSRLCRGRLALKEALIELAPVTKGTVLRIVK; encoded by the coding sequence ATGAATTTATTGGATTTGGTGGGTGTGAACATCGGGATTAGCGCTCAGATCAAGGAAAGGCGGACGCGCCTGTATCGTGTCGCCTATTCCTGGTGCCATGACCGGACGCTGGCAGATGATCTGGCACAGGAGGCGCTTACGCGTGGTCTGTCGCACCTGCATCAGCTGCGTGATCCGGCCCAGCTGGACAGCTGGCTGTTCAAGATTTTGCATAACTGCTGGCGTGATTGTCTGCGCTGCCAGAAGGATTTCCAGGATGTGGAGGATCTGGAAGACTACCTTTACGCCCATAACGAGACGCCAGAGCATATCAATTCGCGCAGTCAGGTAGTGGACCGTGTGCGTGCGGCAATTGCCTTATTGCCGATAGGGCAGCGTCAGGTGCTGACATTGGTGGATCTGGAAGAATTCAGCTACAACCAGGTTGCCGAGATTCTGGCGATTCCTGTGGGTACAGTGATGAGCCGACTGTGCAGGGGACGTTTGGCGCTGAAGGAAGCATTGATTGAATTGGCGCCTGTTACCAAAGGTACGGTATTGAGGATAGTGAAATGA
- a CDS encoding DsrE family protein: MGNTIAKLLSTTMALFSLVLAPLSHAAVKPDAEPIKVVYHINDASRASALLKNVENHLRAAPGSKIAVVAHGKGIDFMLNNAQDANGNPYNVIMETLAQQGVEFKICNNTLKSRNLTAADVAYPAVVVPSGVAEIARLQAKEGYVYLKP; this comes from the coding sequence ATGGGCAACACAATCGCCAAACTACTTTCTACCACCATGGCGCTATTCAGTCTGGTGCTGGCCCCTCTGAGCCATGCAGCAGTCAAACCGGATGCAGAACCGATCAAAGTGGTTTATCACATTAACGATGCTTCGCGGGCCAGCGCGTTGCTCAAAAATGTGGAGAACCATTTGCGGGCGGCACCCGGCAGCAAGATAGCCGTAGTCGCTCACGGCAAGGGGATAGATTTCATGCTCAACAATGCCCAGGACGCGAACGGCAATCCCTACAACGTAATTATGGAAACATTGGCGCAGCAAGGAGTGGAGTTCAAGATCTGCAACAACACGCTTAAAAGCCGCAACCTGACCGCTGCCGATGTCGCCTACCCGGCCGTAGTCGTTCCGTCCGGCGTGGCTGAAATCGCCCGCCTGCAAGCAAAAGAGGGCTATGTCTATTTGAAACCTTAA
- a CDS encoding deoxyguanosinetriphosphate triphosphohydrolase — protein sequence MFTPFNLAAYAANDAQSRGRRYAEPAAATRGEFQRDRDRIIHSGAFRRLEYKTQVFVNHEGDLFRTRLTHSLEVAQIGRSIARVLGLNEDLVEAISLAHDLGHTPFGHAGQDALNACMKDYGGFEHNLQSLRVVDKLEQRYAEFDGLNLCFETREGILKHCSLENARQLGDVGERFLHKQQPTLEAQVANLADEIAYNNHDVDDGLRSGLITLAQLEQVELFAGHLTQVRERYPQLSERRTIHETVRRMINTLVVDLIAHSQANIRAAGVGHPDEVRAAPQLIGFSPELAAQNQALKQFLRKHLYRHYRVVRMTTKAARIVTDLFDAFLGTPALLPIEHQPHPQSDTPRVIADYIAGMTDRYAMREYRRLFEIEDVLI from the coding sequence ATGTTCACGCCATTTAATCTGGCGGCTTATGCCGCGAACGATGCGCAGTCGCGCGGGCGGCGCTACGCAGAGCCTGCTGCCGCAACGCGCGGCGAATTTCAGCGTGACCGCGACCGCATCATCCACTCCGGCGCATTCCGACGGCTGGAATACAAAACCCAGGTATTCGTGAATCATGAGGGCGATCTGTTCCGAACCCGTCTCACCCATAGTCTCGAAGTCGCGCAGATCGGGCGTTCCATTGCGCGGGTGCTGGGACTGAACGAGGATCTGGTGGAAGCGATTTCGCTGGCACACGATCTTGGGCATACGCCGTTCGGCCATGCCGGCCAGGATGCGCTGAATGCCTGCATGAAGGATTACGGCGGTTTCGAGCATAATCTGCAGAGCTTGCGCGTGGTCGACAAGCTGGAGCAGCGTTACGCCGAATTCGACGGCCTGAATTTATGTTTCGAGACCCGCGAGGGTATATTGAAACACTGCTCTCTGGAAAACGCGCGCCAGCTCGGCGACGTCGGCGAACGTTTCCTGCACAAGCAACAGCCTACGCTGGAAGCGCAGGTGGCCAATCTGGCCGACGAAATCGCCTACAATAACCATGATGTGGATGACGGCTTGCGTTCCGGGCTGATTACGCTGGCGCAGCTGGAGCAGGTCGAGCTGTTTGCCGGTCATCTGACGCAGGTGCGCGAGCGATATCCGCAATTGAGCGAGCGGCGTACCATCCATGAAACGGTACGACGCATGATCAATACCCTGGTGGTGGACCTGATTGCGCATAGCCAGGCGAACATTCGTGCGGCTGGCGTCGGACACCCCGATGAGGTTCGGGCTGCGCCGCAGCTGATCGGCTTCAGCCCGGAGCTGGCTGCACAAAATCAGGCGCTCAAGCAGTTCCTGCGCAAGCATCTGTACCGGCATTATCGCGTGGTACGCATGACTACCAAAGCGGCGCGTATCGTGACCGACCTGTTCGATGCTTTTCTGGGCACGCCTGCGCTGTTGCCGATCGAGCATCAGCCGCATCCGCAGAGTGATACGCCACGGGTGATTGCCGATTATATTGCCGGCATGACTGATCGTTATGCGATGCGTGAATACCGTCGTTTATTCGAGATTGAGGATGTGCTGATTTGA